The following proteins are co-located in the Deltaproteobacteria bacterium HGW-Deltaproteobacteria-2 genome:
- a CDS encoding 50S ribosomal protein L32, which yields MPNPVKRHSKTRRNQRRAHDFLKSPSLSLCPQCNEPKLPHRVCPTCETYKGREYKKAEKNA from the coding sequence ATGCCAAATCCGGTAAAGAGACATTCCAAAACCAGGCGTAATCAAAGAAGAGCTCATGATTTTTTAAAATCACCTTCATTGTCTTTATGCCCGCAATGCAATGAGCCGAAACTGCCTCATCGCGTTTGCCCGACATGTGAAACTTATAAGGGCAGGGAATACAAAAAAGCAGAAAAGAATGCCTAG
- the fabF gene encoding beta-ketoacyl-[acyl-carrier-protein] synthase II, translated as MKRRVVVTGLGALTPLGNSVSESWDGAVTGKSGIGPITKFDSSSYKSRIAGEIKNFDPSQFVNKQEIRRYDNFILYAVASSEMAMADAKLTISPELSVRTGVIIGSAIGGLSTLEEEFQILLSHNNPRKIPPFIVPAILANLASGHVSIRFGAKGPINCAVTACAAGTSAIGDAYKTIAHGDADIMITGGVEAAITKLAVGGFAAMRALSQRNDEPQKASRPFDKDRDGFVIGEGCGIIILEELSVALNRGAHIYAELAGYGCTSDAFHVAAPPPGHEGAARSMRIAIKDAGLNPEDIDYINAHGTSTPLNDLYETQAINFLFGEHAKKLMVSSTKSMTGHMLGATGGVEAIFAIKALQEGIIPPTINLDNPGEGCDLDYVPKVARRKAINTAMSNTFGFGGVNGVLLFKKYIG; from the coding sequence ATGAAAAGGCGTGTTGTTGTAACAGGTCTTGGGGCGCTGACTCCTTTGGGAAACTCAGTCAGTGAATCATGGGATGGCGCAGTTACGGGTAAATCCGGTATCGGCCCGATCACCAAGTTTGATAGTAGTTCTTATAAATCCAGAATCGCCGGCGAAATAAAAAATTTCGATCCGTCGCAATTTGTTAATAAGCAGGAAATCCGCCGCTACGATAACTTTATTCTTTATGCTGTAGCGTCTTCGGAAATGGCTATGGCTGACGCGAAATTGACGATCAGCCCGGAACTTTCGGTGCGTACCGGTGTAATAATCGGTTCTGCTATCGGCGGTCTGTCAACGTTAGAAGAAGAATTTCAAATCTTACTTAGTCATAATAATCCCCGCAAAATTCCTCCTTTTATAGTTCCGGCAATTCTTGCCAATTTAGCATCCGGTCATGTTTCTATTCGATTTGGAGCCAAAGGTCCCATCAATTGTGCCGTCACTGCCTGTGCCGCTGGAACATCGGCTATTGGCGATGCTTATAAAACCATTGCCCATGGAGATGCCGATATAATGATTACCGGCGGCGTCGAAGCAGCCATAACAAAATTAGCTGTAGGTGGCTTTGCCGCTATGCGGGCACTCTCGCAGAGAAATGATGAGCCGCAGAAAGCCAGCCGTCCATTTGATAAAGACCGTGACGGTTTTGTCATCGGAGAGGGTTGCGGTATAATTATTCTGGAGGAATTATCTGTTGCTCTCAATAGAGGCGCTCATATTTACGCGGAGCTTGCCGGTTATGGGTGCACATCCGATGCTTTTCACGTGGCTGCTCCACCGCCCGGTCATGAGGGTGCTGCGCGCAGTATGCGGATTGCGATAAAAGACGCCGGTTTAAATCCTGAAGACATCGATTATATCAATGCTCACGGTACATCAACACCGCTCAATGATTTATATGAAACTCAAGCCATAAACTTTCTCTTTGGAGAGCACGCCAAAAAGCTCATGGTCAGTTCTACGAAATCCATGACCGGTCACATGCTGGGAGCTACGGGAGGAGTGGAAGCCATTTTTGCGATCAAAGCTCTTCAGGAGGGCATCATTCCGCCCACGATAAATCTGGATAATCCCGGTGAAGGATGTGATCTTGATTACGTGCCTAAAGTCGCCCGACGCAAAGCAATAAATACAGCCATGTCCAACACTTTTGGCTTTGGCGGTGTAAATGGAGTTTTATTATTTAAGAAGTATATCGGCTGA
- a CDS encoding glutamate--tRNA ligase produces MEKIRTRFAPSPTGYLHIGGARTALFNWLYTRHHGGEFVLRIEDTDQQRSTDESTKAILDAMTWLGLNWDEGPHFQAQRVDMHRDMVQKLINEGNAYYCTCTSEELEEKRKQALATGKKPKYDGTCRDKNLKKSPGSVVRFRGEQTGVTIVEDLIKGDISFNNDELDDLIIERGDGYPTYNFAVVVDDALMKITHVIRGDDHVNNTPRQILMYKALGFDVPKFAHVPMILGSDKARLSKRHGATSVMAYKEMGYLPEALVNYLVRLGWAHGDQEIFSQRDLIEFFDLDAVGKSPAVFNPEKLLWLNAHYIKEAPTERLSEEMKPLWPAGIDTGDADFTRKVITDLQPRVKTLVELANMADFYFTAEIKYEEQAAKKFLTSDVSPYLKALVETIPSMQNFSKEGLEEFLTNFTSERNIKFKIIAQPLRVALTGKTVSPGIDEVMVTLGKECVCRRIQNAINYIETHN; encoded by the coding sequence ATGGAAAAAATCAGAACCCGTTTCGCACCTTCGCCAACCGGTTATTTGCATATCGGCGGAGCGCGAACAGCTCTTTTTAACTGGCTTTATACCCGCCATCACGGCGGAGAATTTGTTTTGAGGATTGAAGATACTGACCAGCAGCGTTCCACTGACGAATCAACAAAGGCGATTCTTGATGCTATGACATGGTTGGGTCTAAACTGGGATGAGGGACCACATTTTCAGGCACAGCGTGTCGATATGCATCGCGACATGGTGCAAAAGCTCATCAATGAGGGAAATGCTTACTATTGTACTTGTACTTCTGAAGAGTTGGAAGAAAAAAGAAAACAAGCCCTGGCGACAGGTAAAAAACCGAAATATGACGGTACCTGCCGCGACAAGAATTTAAAAAAATCTCCCGGTAGTGTTGTACGCTTCCGAGGTGAGCAAACAGGCGTAACTATTGTTGAAGACCTCATCAAAGGCGATATAAGTTTTAATAATGATGAGCTGGATGATTTGATTATAGAACGTGGCGACGGGTATCCCACCTACAACTTTGCGGTCGTTGTCGACGACGCACTTATGAAGATTACACATGTAATCCGTGGCGATGACCATGTTAACAATACACCTCGCCAGATTTTGATGTATAAGGCGCTTGGTTTTGATGTACCAAAATTCGCTCATGTCCCCATGATTCTGGGATCGGATAAAGCACGCCTGAGCAAGCGCCACGGCGCAACTTCGGTGATGGCCTATAAAGAAATGGGTTATCTGCCGGAGGCGCTGGTCAATTATCTGGTACGCCTGGGCTGGGCTCACGGGGATCAGGAAATATTTTCGCAAAGAGATCTGATCGAATTCTTCGATCTGGACGCCGTCGGCAAATCACCTGCTGTTTTCAATCCTGAAAAACTTCTCTGGTTGAACGCACACTATATAAAGGAAGCGCCTACTGAAAGATTAAGCGAAGAAATGAAACCTTTATGGCCTGCCGGAATTGATACAGGCGATGCCGACTTTACTCGGAAAGTAATCACCGATTTACAGCCACGGGTAAAAACTCTGGTGGAACTGGCCAATATGGCTGATTTCTATTTTACCGCTGAAATTAAATATGAAGAACAGGCAGCTAAAAAATTCCTGACATCCGATGTCTCGCCCTATTTGAAGGCATTGGTCGAAACGATTCCTTCCATGCAGAATTTCAGCAAAGAAGGTCTTGAAGAATTTTTAACTAATTTCACATCAGAGAGAAACATAAAGTTTAAAATAATTGCTCAACCACTGCGGGTAGCATTGACCGGAAAAACAGTAAGCCCCGGCATTGACGAAGTAATGGTTACTTTAGGAAAAGAATGTGTATGCAGAAGAATTCAAAACGCAATAAATTATATCGAAACGCACAATTAA
- the glyA gene encoding serine hydroxymethyltransferase (catalyzes the reaction of glycine with 5,10-methylenetetrahydrofolate to form L-serine and tetrahydrofolate) produces the protein MSFLEKVDLEISRAIDLETNRQAGKIELIASENFVSEAVLEAQGSVMTNKYAEGYPGKRYYGGCEYVDIAESLAIDRCKQLFGADHVNVQPHSGTQANMAVYFAVAQPGDTILGMNLSHGGHLSHGSPANFSGKFYKIVPYGVSRETETIDFDEVEKLAREHKPKMIIVGASAYPRTIDFIKFRKIADEVGAVIMADIAHIAGLVCTGLHPSPVPVCEYVTTTTHKTLRGPRGGVVMCKEAYAKTLNSRVFPGMQGGPLMHVIAAKAVAFKEALQPEFKEYQRQIIKNAQAMADELKNQGFRLVSGGTDNHLMLVDLTDKDVSGKDAQDALDRASITVNKNGIPFDTKGPQVTSGIRVGTPAVTTRGMKENEMRLIASYMADVIKDINNEPKIKAVAEKVKILCDRFPLYQQRIKSL, from the coding sequence ATGTCTTTTTTAGAAAAGGTTGATTTGGAAATAAGCCGTGCCATCGATCTGGAAACCAATCGGCAGGCAGGAAAAATTGAACTGATTGCTTCAGAGAATTTTGTCAGTGAAGCGGTATTGGAAGCGCAGGGCTCCGTTATGACCAACAAGTACGCGGAGGGTTATCCGGGGAAACGTTATTATGGTGGCTGTGAATACGTGGATATCGCGGAAAGTCTTGCCATTGATCGTTGTAAACAGCTGTTCGGGGCCGATCATGTCAACGTTCAACCGCATTCGGGAACGCAGGCGAATATGGCCGTATATTTTGCCGTAGCGCAGCCGGGAGATACGATTCTGGGAATGAATCTGTCTCATGGCGGGCATTTGTCTCATGGCAGCCCGGCCAATTTTTCAGGCAAATTTTATAAGATTGTTCCCTACGGAGTCAGCAGGGAGACAGAGACAATTGATTTCGATGAAGTAGAAAAATTAGCCAGGGAACATAAACCCAAAATGATTATTGTCGGCGCCAGCGCTTATCCGCGGACGATTGATTTTATAAAATTCCGCAAAATCGCCGATGAAGTCGGCGCAGTAATTATGGCTGATATAGCGCATATCGCCGGACTTGTCTGCACGGGATTGCATCCATCTCCTGTTCCTGTTTGCGAATATGTCACAACCACAACTCATAAAACTTTGCGCGGTCCGCGCGGTGGTGTGGTGATGTGCAAGGAGGCGTACGCGAAGACTCTCAACAGCAGGGTTTTTCCCGGCATGCAGGGCGGCCCGTTGATGCATGTGATTGCTGCTAAGGCTGTCGCTTTCAAAGAAGCGCTTCAACCGGAATTCAAGGAATATCAGAGGCAGATAATCAAAAACGCACAGGCAATGGCGGATGAATTAAAAAATCAGGGATTCAGGCTTGTTTCCGGCGGAACGGATAATCATCTGATGCTGGTCGATTTAACCGATAAGGATGTCAGCGGCAAGGACGCGCAGGATGCGCTCGACCGCGCCTCAATAACTGTTAACAAAAATGGCATTCCTTTTGATACCAAGGGGCCTCAGGTAACTAGTGGAATAAGAGTCGGCACTCCTGCAGTGACAACCAGAGGCATGAAGGAAAACGAGATGCGTTTGATTGCTTCCTACATGGCTGATGTGATTAAAGACATTAATAATGAGCCTAAAATTAAAGCTGTTGCTGAAAAGGTAAAAATTCTTTGCGATCGGTTTCCTCTTTATCAGCAGAGAATTAAAAGCCTATAA
- the acpP gene encoding acyl carrier protein, whose amino-acid sequence MTLEEKVIKLVIDQLDVTKEQCVLEASFIDDLGADSLDIVELLMEMEEAFGVEIADEELEKIVTIKDVIDFLKQKGIN is encoded by the coding sequence ATGACATTAGAAGAAAAAGTCATTAAACTTGTTATCGATCAACTGGATGTAACAAAGGAGCAATGCGTTTTAGAAGCTTCTTTTATTGATGATTTGGGCGCAGACTCTTTAGATATTGTTGAGCTACTTATGGAGATGGAAGAAGCCTTTGGTGTGGAGATAGCTGACGAAGAGCTGGAAAAAATTGTTACAATTAAAGATGTAATTGATTTTCTTAAACAAAAAGGCATCAATTAG